In Zingiber officinale cultivar Zhangliang chromosome 1A, Zo_v1.1, whole genome shotgun sequence, a genomic segment contains:
- the LOC122038748 gene encoding transcription factor EMB1444-like, translated as MRNSSELRQLLRRLCQNTQWDYAGFWKLEQDKMILTWEDDYFNEEKEKYRLEETHSCESSYINRRVISFANSMNAEDQRFASDPVKLALADMKRHKYSLGQGFVGEAARSQQHCWLFFSASKSKIQPDIFKDWQLQLAAKIKTVLLVPVDHYGVVQLGSLETVVEDSEFVLHIRNSFYTFYHGLGPHEFIDSGINCSPLWSPAIVPLLGNGSTSNFGSFNTDQSQQLLTMDQNMLSIFLVDHDSSQKLMDHMLGTDAILDTDEYSVKERCNSVWSGSIEGAQFGNHPNTITEGEMSEFTITQNEQKIESIFQGSRNEPELHKALGMTYVEDYNNCFSNTTLGSSVAISNSGASEYHDYIFDDASACFVTESETDLLDAVVSSLQLCPDDSSIGEKLFRSFGNDCLELFDSCLTENKCESSVLDLGSFLPTNQQGSPSLSKAEGFINSPTNSCKSFCMSTTEDQINHKTKVHNGRKLPVLNKRGARNGNNYKQRPRDRQLIQDRVKELRGLIPNGSKCSIDTLLDRTVSHMLFLESISSHAEKLKQNSHEVKREVKSSAKPGTESSGPKTTWEQGTEQEIWPVVVEYLNQPGQILVEVLCNDYGLFLEIANIIRHLELTILKGVLESRSNELWAHFVVEVSRGFHRMHILWPLMQLLQRNYVAVPRKL; from the exons ATGAGAAATTCTTCTGAGCTAAGGCAGCTACTGAGGCGTCTGTGCCAAAATACACAGTGGGATTATGCTGGATTTTGGAAGCTTGAGCAGGACAAGAT GATATTGACTTGGGAGGATGactattttaacgaggaaaaagaaaagtatagaTTGGAGGAGACACACTCTTGTGAGTCTTCTTACATTAATCGTAGGGTGATATCTTTTGCTAATTCTATGAATGCTGAAGACCAGAGATTTGCAAGCGATCCAGTTAAGTTGGCTTTGGCAGATATGAAACGGCATAAATACTCGCTTGGCCAGGG GTTTGTAGGAGAAGCAGCACGTAGTCAGCAGCACTGTTGGCTCTTTTTTAGTGCATCAAAATCAAAAATCCAACCAGAT ATATTCAAGGATTGGCAACTTCAGTTGGCAGCAAAAATCAAG ACAGTACTGCTTGTACCAGTTGACCACTATGGAGTTGTGCAGCTGGGATCATTAGAAACG GTTGTTGAAGATTCAGAATTTGTACTGCACATTAGAAACTCTTTTTATACATTTTATCATGGCTTGGGACCGCATGAATTTATAGATTCAGGCATCAATTGTTCACCCCTCTGGTCACCAGCTATTGTGCCTCTGTTGGGAAACGGTTCGACATCAAATTTTGGTTCATTTAATACTGACCAGTCACAGCAGCTTTTGACTATGGACCAGAACATGTTATCTATTTTTCTGGTTGACCATGATTCTTCACAAAAGTTGATGGACCACATGTTAGGAACAGATGCAATATTGGATACAGATGAATACTCAGTTAAGGAAAGGTGCAACAGTGTGTGGTCCGGTTCCATTGAAGGAGCACAGTTTGGTAATCACCCAAATACCATAACTGAAGGTGAAATGTCTGAATTTACCATCACTCAAAATGAGCAAAAAATAG AGAGCATTTTTCAAGGTTCACGCAATGAGCCAGAGCTACACAAGGCACTGGGAATGACTTATGTGGAAGACTATAATAACTGTTTCTCTAACACTACACTTGGAAGTTCAGTTGCCATCTCAAACTCTGGGGCATCTGAATATCATGACTATATATTTGATGATGCTAGTGCATGCTTTGTTACAGAAAGTGAGACAGATCTGTTAGATGCGGTGGTGAGCAGTTTACAGTTGTGCCCAGATGATAGCTCTATTGGGGAAAAACTTTTCAGATCATTTGGTAATGATTGTCTGGAGCTGTTTGATTCTTGTTTGACAGAAAATAAATGTGAATCTAGTGTTTTGGACCTGGGTAGCTTCTTGCCAACAAATCAACAGGGGTCCCCATCTCTATCAAAAGCTGAAGGATTTATAAATTCTCCAACTAATTCATGCAAGAGTTTTTGTATGTCTACTACTGAAGACCAAATTAATCACAAGACTAAAGTACACAATGGTCGAAAGTTGCCCGTATTAAACAAAAGAGGTGCTAGAAATGGCAACAACTACAAACAGAGACCAAGAGACAGACAATTAATCCAAGACCGAGTTAAGGAATTGCGCGGACTAATTCCTAATGGATCAAAA TGCAGCATTGATACATTATTGGATAGAACTGTAAGCCATATGCTATTCTTAGAAAGTATTTCCTCTCACGCTGAGAAATTGAAACAGAATTCACATGAG GTTAAAAGAGAGGTTAAGAGTTCTGCTAAACCTGGGACCGAATCCAGTGGGCCCAAAACAACCTGGGAACAGGGTACTGAACAAGAAATTTGGCCCGTAGTTGTTGAATACCTCAATCAGCCAGGGCAAATCCTTGTAGAG GTTCTGTGCAATGACTATGGGCTCTTTCTCGAGATTGCCAACATCATTAGGCACCTAGAGCTGACTATCCTGAAAGGAGTTCTTGAGAGTAGATCAAATGAGCTTTGGGCTCATTTTGTCGTTGAG GTTTCCAGAGGTTTCCACAGGATGCATATTCTTTGGCCATTGATGCAGCTATTGCAGAGAAATTATGTAGCTGTTCCAAGGAAGTTATGA
- the LOC122038749 gene encoding NAC domain-containing protein 75-like has product MEMTMMSQIIGSRSSSSSINLIDANSKLEEHQISAAAGRHCPSCGYKLDFKPDWVGLPAGVKFDPTDQELIEHLEAKVRAEGTTSHPLIDEFIPTIDGEDGICYTHPEKLPGVTKDGLSKHFFHRPSKAYTTGTRKRRKIIIQGECERGETRWHKTGKTRPVVVNGSHRGCKKILVLYTNFGKNRKPEKTNWVMHQYHLGELEEEKEGELVVCKIFYQTQPRQCVPHHHHMILEAQRQQQQQQQQHQGPGMALHINTPTNPISAFVSSSPAIIQQRPALMLDDPFQVSGMLLRTQVNEQQKLLHPSTSGLEEMIMGCTPTATKGISETLVPQAQEPEWQFQYWSPENRDHHG; this is encoded by the exons ATGGAGATGACGATGATGAGTCAAATAATAGGTTCCAGAAGCAGTAGCAGCTCCATTAATCTCATCGACGCGAATTCGAAGCTGGAAGAGCACCAGATCTCCGCTGCCGCCGGCCGGCACTGCCCGAGCTGTGGCTACAAACTAGATTTCAAGccg GACTGGGTCGGACTGCCGGCCGGCGTGAAGTTTGATCCCACCGACCAGGAGCTGATCGAGCACCTGGAGGCCAAAGTGAGAGCTGAAGGAACGACGTCGCACCCCCTGATCGACGAGTTCATTCCGACCATCGACGGCGAAGACGGCATCTGCTACACCCATCCGGAGAAGCTTCCAG GTGTGACGAAGGATGGGCTGAGCAAGCACTTCTTCCACCGGCCGTCGAAGGCGTACACCACGGGgacgaggaagaggaggaagatcaTCATCCAGGGGGAGTGCGAGAGGGGGGAGACGAGGTGGCACAAGACCGGGAAGACGAGGCCGGTGGTGGTGAACGGGAGCCACAGGGGGTGCAAGAAGATACTGGTGCTGTACACCAACTTCGGTAAGAACCGGAAGCCGGAGAAGACCAACTGGGTGATGCACCAGTACCACCTCGGGGagctggaggaggagaaggaaggggaGCTGGTGGTGTGCAAGATATTCTACCAGACGCAGCCTCGGCAGTGCGTGCCGCATCACCACCACATGATTCTCGAGGCTCAACGACAGCagcaacagcagcagcagcagcatcaAGGTCCGGGCATGGCCTTGCACATCAATACCCCAACAAACCCTATCTCTGCCTTTGTGTCTTCTTCCCCGGCCATAATTCAGCAGAGGCCGGCCCTCATGCTCGACGACCCATTTCAGGTCTCCGGAATGCTTCTGCGAACTCAGGTCAAT GAACAGCAGAAGCTGCTGCATCCATCCACTTCAGGTTTGGAAGAGATGATAATGGGTTGCACTCCAACAGCTACCAAAGGAATAAGT GAAACACTAGTCCCACAAGCTCAAGAGCCAGAATGGCAGTTCCAATACTGGTCGCCTGAGAACCGAGATCATCATGGGTAA